From the Sphingobium sp. RAC03 genome, the window CGCCACGCAAAGGGGTGATTGCAGCGCTCGCCTGCTTCGGGCAGGAATGACGCCATGAATGCAGTCGATCCCCGCCGCGGCCGCCGCGCACTTTCCGTGCGCCAGCCGCCCCGCTCCGGCACCCCCACCCGGATGGGCCGCGCATTGGGACCGCTCTTCCATCGCCTGCTCGACCGGATCGACCGGGGATTGGATCAAGGATCGCTCGATGCCATCCTGCCCGACGGCGCGCGCCGGATGCTGGGCGGTCGGACGCCGGGGCCGCATTGCGAAGTCCATCTCGTCCACTGGCGCGCGCTGGTCCGGCTGGCGACTGGCGGGTCGGCGGGCTGGTATCGCGCCTGGGCGGCGGGCGAATGGACCAGTCCCGACCCGGTGCCGCTCTTCGCTTTGTTCATGACCAACGCCGTCGCGCTCGGCCGGGTCGCGCGGCCCAATGGCCCAACCCGCTGGATCGGCCGCGCGATCCATTGGGCACGGCGCAACAGCCGTGCCGGATCACGCCATAACATCGCCTATCATTATGACCTGGGCAATGATTTCTACCAGCTCTGGCTGGACGAACTCATGCATTATTCCAGTGCCTTGTTCATCGACCCTGACAGCGAAATCGAGACTCTGGAACAGGCGCAGCGGCGCAAGGTCGATGCCATTCTCGACCGGCTGGCGCTCAAGGATGGCGATAGCCTGCTCGAAATCGGCTGCGGTTGGGGCGGCCTCGCCGAACAGGCGATGGAGCGGCGGGCGATCGCCTATACCGGCCTGACCCTCTCGACCGAGCAGGCCGATTATGCCCGCGATCGCCTCGGCTCTGGCGCGCAAATCTGCCTCACCGACTATCGCGATGCGCAGGGGCAATATGACGCCATCGCCAGCGTCGAAATGGTCGAAGCCGTCGGCCAGCGCTACTGGCCCGCCTATCTCGCCACCATCCACCGCCTGCTCAAACCCGGCGGCCGCGCGGCGATCCAATATATCCTGATCGATGACGCGATCTTCGACCGCTATGCGCGCGGCGCGGACTTCATCCAGACCTATATCTTCCCCGGCGGGATGCTGATGTCGGAAAGCCGCTTCCGCGCGTTGGCTGAGCAACAGGGGCTGGAGTGGCGCGACATCTACCGCTTCGGCCAGCATTATGCGCAGACACTCCGCCGCTGGCGCTTACGCTTCGACCTAGCGATCGAGCAAGGCCTGCTGCCCGCCAGTTTCGACCAACATTTCGTGGCCTTATGGCGCTATTATCTGATGTATTGCGAAGGCGGCTTCCGCGGCGGCGGCATCGACGTGGCACAAGTGACGCTGGTGAAGCCCGCCTAAAACCGCCGTTCGTGTCGAGCGCAGTCGAGAAACGCCCGCGCCGCGTTCAGCCCTCAACCCGCATCCGGTGCCCGGTCGGCGTATCCGCCGCGACCAGTCCGACAATCGCATCGGCCACGACCTCCGGCCCCTTGAGCGTCGCAGGGTCTTCCCCCGGAAAGGCCCGCGCGCGCATCGCCGTGCGGGTCGCGCCCGGATCGACGATATGGGTGCGGATGGCCGAGATATTCTTCATCTCCTCACCATAGGCACCCACCAGCGTTTCCAGCGCCGCCTTCGACGCACCATAGGCACCCCAATAAGCGCGCGGGCTGACGACCGACGACGTCACCGCCACCACCCGCGCATCCTTGCTTGCCCGCAGCATCCCGTCGAACGCCGCGATCAGCGCCTGGGGGGCAGCGATATTGAGCGTCAACAGTCGCGCAAATTCCTTGGCGTCGATCGCCGGCACCGCCGCCAGCGCGCCCAGCGTCGCGGCGTTCAGCACCAATATATCGAGCGCGTCCCAGCGCCCCCCGATCGCCTGCGCCAGCCGCCCGATGCTCTCGCCATCGATCAGGTCGAGCGGCGCGATCGTCGCGCTGCCGCCTGCGGCGTGGATGCGCTCCTCCACCTCTTCCAGCCCGCCGGTCGTCCGCGCGGTCAGCACGACATGCGCACCCGCCCGGCCCAAAGCCTCGGCCGTGGCCGCGCCAATGCCACGACTGGCCCCGGTGACGAGCGCCAATTTGCCGGAGAGGGGGCCGGAGCGAGAGGAAGTGTCAGTCATAGCATCTCGTCATTTTCAAACTGATTTATGTTCCGTTCGCCCTGAGCCTGTCGAAGGGCCTCACTTCCTGCACAAGGAAAGGGGCTTCGACAGGCTCAGCCCGAACGGATCTTTTAGGTTCGGAGAAAAGCGCAAGGAAAGCCCGTCAGGCCACCCGCTCGGCCAGCAATTCCAGCTGATTGGTCACCACCACATCATCCTGATCCGTCAGCGCGGTGGGATAATCGCCGGTGAAACAGGCGTCGCAATATTGCGGCCGCGTGTCGGCCCGCTTCGCCTCGCCCAGTGCCTTGTACAGGCCATCGATCGAGATGAAGGACAGGCTGTCGGCATGGATGAAATCCTGCATGCCGCCCACGTCCAGCTTGTGCGCCAGCAGCTTGGTGCGTTCGGGCGTATCGACGCCATAGAAGCAGCTATGCTTGGTCGGCGGGGATGCGATCCGCATGTGAACCTCTGCCGCGCCCGCCTCGCGCATCATCTGCACGATCTTCAAGCTGGTCGTCCCGCGCACGATCGAATCGTCGATCAGCACGATCCGCTTGCCTTTGATCAGCGCGCGGTTGGCATTATGCTTCAGCTTCACACCCAGATGGCGCACCTTGTCGCCCGGCTGGATGAAGGTCCGCCCGATATAGTGCGACCGGATGATGCCGAGTTCAAACGGAATGCCCGATTGCTGGGCATAGCCGATCGCCGCGGGCACGCCGCTGTCGGGCACGGGGATCACATAATCCGCCTCGACCGGATTCTCGATCGCCAGTTGCGCGCCGATCGCCTTGCGGACCGAATAGACGCTCGACCCGTCGACGATCGAATCGGGGCGGCTGAAATAGACATGCTCGAAGATACAGGGACGCGGATGCACCGGGCCGAACGGCCGATGCGACCGAATCTCGCCTTCATTGGTGACGATCACCAGTTCGCCCGGCTCGATCGTGCGCAGATATTCGGCACCCACCACGTCGAGCGCGACCGTCTCGGATGCGAAGATCGTCGTATCGCCGAGCTTGCCCATCACCAGCGGCCGGATGCCCAGCGGATCGCGACAGGCGATCATCCCTTCGGGCGTCATGACGATCAGCGAATAGGCACCCTCGACCTGCTTCAACGCATCGATGAATTTGTCGAGCAAGGTACGATAGCTGGACGTCGCCACCAGATGGATGATGACCTCGGTATCCGACGTCGACTGAAAGATCGACCCGCGCCGAATCAGCTCGCGCCGCACCTTCATCGCGTTGGAGATATTGCCATTATGAGCGATCGCGAATCCGCCCGAATTCAGTTCGGCATAGAGCGGCTGCACATTGCGCAGCGACGTCTCGCCGGTGGTCGAATAGCGCACATGGCCGCATGCCGCGTCGCCCGGCAATCCGCGAATCACCTCGTCCCGGTCGAAATTCCCCGCCACATGGCCCATGGCCCGGTGGGTGTGGAAATCATGCCCGTCCCAACTGGTGATACCGGCGGCTTCCTGCCCCCGATGCTGGAGCGCGTGGAGGCCAAGCGCGACGATAGCGGACGCCGTATCAGCGCCCGAAACGCCGAAAATGCCGCATTCCTCGCGCAACTTGTCGTCGTCGAAGGGGTTCGTAGTCATCATGGGTGCGAGCGGTTCCATAGCCGTTCCTGACAACCCATAAGGAATATCCAGGGGTCGTCGTTGAGCGCGCATATAGTCACTCGAAGCCGCTTTGTCGCCCTCCTGTCACAAAAAAGCGTCGAGCGGCGATTTCGACTGGTCGGGACTGCGCCGCCGGACCCCGTCATCAGGGCGCGATGACCCATCCCGCCAGCGCCCCGCCCGCCACGATCGCGGGCGTCACCCACGCGCCCTTGACCCGCCAGGCCACGACCAAAGCAACCAGGAACAGCAGGATCGCGAGGACCGGGCTTTCCACCCGCGCGCCCGTCGCCTGGGCCAATTGCACGAATGTCGCGGCGATGATGCCCACCACGGCCGCCGCGACGCCGGTCAGCATCCGGTGCAGCGCCGGATTTTCGACCACCGCTTCCAGTCTTTCGAAGAAGATCATGGAAAAGGCGAAGGCAGGCAGGAACATCCCCGCCGTCACCGCTAGCGCGCCGATCGGCCCGCCCGCGACATAGCCGACGAACGTCGCGAAGATCACCAGCGGGGCAGGCAATATCCCAGCCAGCGCGATCCCATCGAGGAACGCCGAATCGCTGATCCACCCGCGCCCCACCGTATCGGCGCGGACATAGGGGATGGCGGTATAGGCCCCGCCGAAGGTCAGCAGGCCACCCTTCAACCCTGCGATGAATAGCATCGCCACGGTCGCGGGCGCAGCGGCTACCATCGGCGCGGCGGCCTCCGCCTCACTCGTAAAATGACCGATCATTCCCGCACCGATGATGGATGCGAGCAGCACCAGCGCGGCGATCACCGGCCGGTCGGCCACTGCATAGGCAGCACCACCCGCGATCAATATGACCCAGAATGGCACATCCTCCAGCGTCGAGACCAGCGCCACCACGGCGATCACCGCCAGCATCCGATCCTCGATGATATGCTCCCCGATCCGCACGACGGCACGCGCGATGATCGCCAGCACCACAATCTGCACGCCGAGCAACACGCCCGTCAGCCCGGCATTGCCCGCGATCCAGCCGACATAAAGCCATCCCGCGACCATCATCAGCGCCAGTCCCGGCAGCATGAACCCCAGCCCGGCGAGCAGTCCGCCCAGCCGCCCGCGCGCCATCATCCCCAGATGGACGCACAGTTCATGGGCTTCGGGTCCGGGCAATATCTGCAACACGGCGAGTAGCCGGTTGAAGCGCCCAGGGGTGATCCAGCGCTCCTCCTCGACCAACGCATGGCGCACCATCGCGATCTGCGCCACCGGCCCGCCAAAGGCGAGCGCGCCGAAACGCAGGAATTTGAGGAACAGCGCGATCAGGCTGATGCGCGGCGGCTGTATGTCAGTAACCGGGTCGGTCATCTAACGCTCCTCACGCCGCAGGCGCGGCGAATGGAACGGACTTGGACGGACCCCGTCTGACCGGGCGTCCGTGTAGGCCCGATGGCACCGGCTATCGACGAAGTAAGCGCGGACTGTCAATCTCGTCGTTGCGCTGCGTAAATCCCCGTCCATCCGCAAAACGCCCCACTGGCATTGCCCTGCATGCCCCGCTACAGACGCAGCCCTGATGCATCGTTTCGCCAATCCCGCCCGCTTCCTCAAGATCGCGCGCCCGTTGACGGGCTGGCTGTTCTGGCCGGGGCTTGCCCTGTTGCTGGCGGGCTGCGCGTGCGGGCTGTGGCTGACGCCCGCCGACTATTTGCAGGGGCAGACGGTGCGCATCCTTTATATACATGTGCCTGCTGCCTGGCTCGGCATGGGCGGCTGGACCGGCATCGCCATCGCCGCGCTGATGCAGTTGGTGTGGCGGCATCCGCTCGCCGCCGTGGCAGGTCGCGCGATCGCCGCACCCGGCGCGCTGTTCACCGCCATCTGCCTGGCCACCGGATCGATCTGGGGCCGCCCCACCTGGGGCACCTGGTGGGAATGGGACGGGCGGATGACCTCCATGCTGGTCCTGCTTTTCCTCTATCTTGGCTATATCGCGCTCGCCAATGCCAGCGCCCGCCAAGGGGCCGGGCAGGGCGGCGTCAGCAACGTCACTGCCATCTTCGGCCTTGTCGGTGCGGTCAATATTCCCATCATCAATCGCTCGGTCGTGTGGTGGAACAGCCTGCATCAGGGGCCATCCATCACCATGCGCGGGTCAAGCATCGACATGGCGATCCTGTGGCCGCTGGGCCTGACGCTGCTCGGCTTCACACTCTGGTTCGGCGCGATCGTCCTGATGCGGATGCGCGCGATATTGGCGCAGAACAAGGTCGAGGCGCGCATGCAGCGTCTCGCGAGAGGGTGACCCCGATGCAGCAATGGACCTTCGTCATCGCCGCCTATGCGGTCACGCTGTTGGGCACGGCGGCCGTCAGCTGGCTCAGCTGGCGCACGATGCGCAGTGCCGAGGCCCAGGCCGAGCAACTGGCGGAGCGCCCATGAAGGCCAAGCATCAACGGCTGATCCTCGCGCTCGCTGCATTGGTGGCGCTCATCGGTGCGGGCCTGCTCGCCGCCTCCGCGCTCAAGGATGAGGCCGCCTATTTCTACGCGCCCGGCGATGTGAAGACCAAGGGCGTCGAACCCGGCAAACCGATCCGCCTTGGCGGCATGGTGGTCAAGGGCAGCCTCAAGCGCGCGCCCGATGGCGTCACCATCACTTTCGACGTCACCGACGGCAAGGCCACCGTCCCCGCCACCTTCAGCGGCATCGCGCCCGACCTGTTCAAGGAAGGCAGCGGCGTCGTCGCCGAAGGCTCGTTCGATACCAAAGGCACCTTCGTCGCCACCAACCTGCTCGCCAAACATGACGAACGCTATATGCCGCGCGAGCTGGAAGGCATGAGCTACAATGAAACCACCCGCGAGATTGAGGTGGACCAGTGAGGCTTTACGATATTCTCATCCTCCCCTGGCAGGGGAGGTGGCAACGCGAAGCGTTGACGGAGGGGTGTCACCCTCTCGATAGCAGGACATCCCTCCGTCTGGCCTGCGGCCAGCCACCTCCCCCACAGGGGGAGGATCATTTTTGCGTGGATAAGGCCCCATGATCGCCGAAATCGGCCTCGCCGCGCTCTGGCTCGCCGCCGCGCTTGCGCTGCTGCAGCTTGTCCTCGCCTTCACGGGCCTCAAGGGCAACAAGCCCGATCTGCTCGCCGCTGTGCGTCCCGCCGCCGTGGCGCAGGGCGTGTTGACTGCCGTCGCCTTCATCGCGCTCGTCATGCTCTTTCTGCGCTCGGACATGTCGGTGCTGCTGGTCGCGACCAACAGCCATTCGGCCAAGCCCTGGCTCTATAAGTTCGCGGGCACTTGGGGCAATCATGAAGGGTCGATGCTGCTCTGGGTCACGGTCATGGGCGTCGCCGGTGCCGCCGTCGCGCTGTTCGAACGCGCGCTGCGCCGCGACACCCATATGGCGACGTTGGGCGGGCAGGCCGCGATCAGCCTCGGCTTCTACGCCTTCCTGCTCTTCTCCTCCAACCCCTTCGCCCGCATCGCTCCCGCACCGGCGGACGGGCAGGGGCTGAACCCGCTGCTGCAAGACCCCGGTCTCGCCTTCCATCCGCCCACGCTCTATATCGGCTATGTCGGTCTCTCCGTCGCCTTCTCCTTTGCGATCGGCGCGTTGCTGACGCGGCAGGTCGATGCCGCCTTCGCTCGCGCGATGCGCCCCTGGGTGCTGGCCGCCTGGGTGATGCTGACGCTGGGCATCACGGCGGGCAGCTATTGGGCCTATTATGAACTGGGTTGGGGCGGCTGGTGGTTCTGGGACCCGGTCGAAAATGCCTCGCTGATGCCCTGGCTCGCCGCGACGGCCTTACTCCACAGCGTTACCGTGCTGGCGACCCGCGATGCCCTGCGTGCCTGGACGGTCATGCTGGCGGTCGTTGCTTTCTCCATGTCGATGGTCGGCACCTTCCTCGTCCGTTCAGGCATCCTTACCAGCGTCCATGCTTTTGCGGTGGACCCGGAACGCGGCAGCTTCATCCTCGGCCTGCTCGCCCTCTATATCGGCGGGGCGCTTGCCCTGTTCGGCTGGCGCATCGGTGCCGTGCGCGAAGGCGCGCCGTTCGAACTGGTCAGCCGTGAAACCATGTTGGTTATCAATAACTTGCTGCTGACGGTCATATTGGGACTGGTCCTGATCGGCACCCTCTATCCGCTGATGACCGAAGCCTTCGGACACAAGGTCTCGGTCGGGGCGCCCTATTTCGACCGGATCGCCGGGCCGATCGCGCTGGCGTTGATGATCGCCATGGCCGTCGGCCCTCTGGTACGCTGGCGCAGGGACGATGCGCGGGTGGTGACCAAACGTTTGTTAATCCCCTTTCTCATAGCGCTATCCTTGTCAGCTTCGCTGTCCGTTTTGGCTTGGGGCCGCATCGGCATCCTGCCGTTCCTCGGCCTCGTCATCGCCGGAGCGGTCGGCGTCGCCAGTCTCGCGCCGTTGTGGAAACGCAATCTGCGCCGCACCCCGCTCTTCACCTATGGCATGGTCATCGCGCATCTCGGCTGTGCCGTCAGCTTAGGCGGCATGGCCAGCGACTCCGCCTTCACGGTCGAGAAGCTGGTCGCCGCCCGCCCCGGCGACATGATCCAGACCGCAGGCTGGCAACTGCGATTCGTACAGATCCAACCCATAGCGGGCGATAACTGGACCGCGCTCCAAGCCGATATGGAGGTGCGTCGCGGCGGCGGCCCGGTAATGATCCACCCCCAGTCCCGCTTCTTCGCCTCGCCCCCGACCACCACCAGCGAAGCGGCCTTGCTCACCCGCTGGGACGGCCAACTTTACGTCGTGCTGGGAGAGGAAGTCGAAGGCGGTCGCTGGCAGTTGCGTATCTGGTGGAAGCCCTTCGTCACCCTTATCTGGCTCGGCGGCATCCTGATTGCGCTGGGCGGCTTCCTGGCGCTGCTGGGCCGCGAACGGCGCGGCTGGCTGATGAAGTGGCGTGCCAGGGCAGCGACGGCATGAGGAAGCTTTTGATCTGGCTGCCGCTTGGGCTGTTCCTCGGCTTCATCGCCCTGTTCGCCAGCGGCTTGTTCCAGCCCGATGACCGCGTCATCCACTCCCGCCTGATCGGCCAGCCGCTCCCGGCCTTCACGCTGCCCGCCGCCGCCAGCGACCGCCCGCCACTCGCCAGCGCGCAAATGGCGACCGGCCAGCCGCGCCTGCTCAACATCTTTGCCAGCTGGTGCGTCCCCTGCGCGGCGGAAGCCCCGCAACTCGAAACGCTCAAGGCGGTAGGCGTGCAGATCGACGCCATCGCCATTCGCGATGCCCGACCCGATGTCGATGCCTTCCTCGCCCGCTACGGCAATCCCTATGCCCGCATCGGCCTCGACGCCCGCAGCGCCGTCCAAATCGCGCTCGGCTCGTCCGGCGTGCCCGAAACCTTCGTCATCGATGGCAAGGGGCGCATCGCCTACCAGCATATTGGCGACATCCGCGCCGACGATGTGCCGATGATCCTCGAAAAGCTGAGGGCCGCGCAATGAGACTGATCATGGCTTTCCTCCTCGCGCTGATCGCGACGCCGCTCGCCGCCCAGACCGCGCTGCCGCCTGCGCCCTATGCCGATCGCCAACTCGCCGACCCCGCACAGGAGCGCAAGGCCAAGGCGCTGATGGAAACCATCCGCTGCCTCACCTGTCAGAGCCAGTCGATCGCCGACAGCAATGCCAGCATGGCCGGCGACATGCGCTCGCAAATCCGAGAACGGATCATGGCGGGCGAGCAGCCCGAAGCGATCCGCACCTGGCTGATCGCCCGCTATGGCGACTGGGTCAGCTACGAGCCTACCGCCGCCCCCATCCTCTGGCCGCTCTGGGGTGCACCCTTGCTGCTGCTTGGCCTTGGCCTGCTGCTCCTGCGCGGCCGGATCAAGCGAAAGGTGCGGTCATGACCGGCTGGTTCCTCGCCTTCGGCCTCGCGGCTCTGGCTTTCCTCGCCATGCTGCTGCTTGGCCGCATCCCCCGTTCCGCGCGGGAGATCAGCGCGGCCGCGCTCCTGCTGGGGCTGGCGGGCTATGCCTGGCAGGGGAACCCCAGCCTTGCCGGTGCGCCGCGGTCGACCAAGCCGGTCGAGGGCCAGTTTGACGAGAAGCTGGCCGAAGAACGGCGCAGCCTCGGCGAACGTTTCGGCCCGACCGGGCAATGGCTGATTCTGTCCGATGGCCTGGGCCGTCAGGGCAAGACAAAGGATGCCGCCAACATCCTGCTATCCGGCCTGCGCGCCAGGCCCGACGACGCCACGCTCTGGCTCGGCTTTGGCAATGCGCTGGTCGCCCATGCCGATGGCATATTGTCGCCGGGCGCGGATTTCGCGTTCCGGCGGGCCATGGCGCTGGATGGCGAAGGTCTCGCGCCGCGCTATTTCTACGGCCTGGCGCTGGCACGCAACAACCAGTTGCAGGCTGCTCGTGGCATCTGGGCGCCGTTGGCGGATAGCGCGCCGGAAGGCAGCCGGATGAAAACGGAACTTCAAGCCAATATCGCGCGTATCGATGCCCTTCTGGCTCAGGATGGAACGGCCGCACCTTAGGCACGCAGCGTCGCATTGCACGCCCCCGGAGGGCATGGTAGGGCGCGGCGGTTTGTGGGGTGACAGCATCGTCCGTCATCGCTTCTCTTCGGATGTCGACACAGTATGACCATTGCGTTTTTCCTGCATGGCTGACCTGCTTCCCAACACCGCGCCGACGTCCGGCGAGGAAGAATCCGGCCACGGCCATGCCCGGCAGAAGGCCACCGTCAAGCTGGTGGTCGGCGCGATCGGCATCGTCTTTGGCGACATCGGCACCAGCCCGCTCTACGCCTTCCGCGAAACCTTCGCCGGGCATCATGAACTGACGCTCGACCCCGACCATATATTGGGCGTCATCAGCCTGATGTTCTGGTCGATGATGCTGGTGGTGACGCTGAAATATGTCAGCATCATCATGCGCGCGGATAATAAGGGCGAGGGCGGCAGCCTGGCGCTGCTCGCACTGATCAACGGCCAGACCAAGACGCAGCGCTGGTCGCGCGGGATCGTCCTGCTCGGCGTGTTCGCGACGGCGCTGTTCTACGGCGACTCGATGATCACCCCGGCCGTCTCGGTCCTGTCGGCGGTCGAGGGGCTTGCCGTTTATAATCCGGTGCTGGCCCCTGCGATCCTGCCAGTGGTGATCCTGATTCTCGTCGGGTTGTTCTGGATACAGGGGCTGGGCACCAACAAGGTCGCGACCCTGTTCGGTCCGATCATGCTGCTCTATTTCGTGACGATCGCGACGCTGGGCATCCTCTCTATCATCAAGACGCCGGGCATCCTCTACGCCTTCAACCCCTATTGGGCGGTGATGTTCTTCGTCACTGATCCGCTGCCCGCCTTCCTGGCGCTCGGCTCGGTCGTGCTGGCGGTGACGGGGGCCGAAGCGCTCTATGCCGATATGGGCCATTTCGGCCGTAATCCGATCCGCGTGTCCTGGCTCGCCTTCGTGCTGCCCGCGCTGATGCTCAACTATATGGGGCAGGGCGCGTTACTGTTTCGAGAGGGGGCCGCAGCGCTCGACAGTCCCTTCTACAATCTCGCCCCGCAATGGGCGCAGTTGCCCCTCATCGCACTCGCCACCATGGCCGCGATCATCGCGTCGCAGGCGGTGATCTCCGGCGCTTTCTCGGTCACGCAACAGGCGATCCAGCTCGGCTTCATGCCGCGCCTACGTATTGCCCACACCAGCGCCGCGACGGCTGGCCAGATCTACATCCCGCTCATCAACTGGGGCCTGATGGTGATGGTCATCCTGCTGGTGCTGACCTTCAAGACCTCGTCCAACCTGACCGCCGCCTATGGCATCGCAGTCACGGGTGCGATGTTCATCGACAACGTCCTGCTGACCGTCGTGCTGTACCGGCTGTGGAACTGGAAATGGTATTATGCCGCGCCGGTGCTGGCGGTGTTCTACATCGTCGATGGTGCCTATCTCGCGGCCAACCTGACCAAGGTGCCCGATGGCGGCTGGTTCCCGCTGCTGATCGGCTTCATCATCTTCACCCTGCTGACCACCTGGTCGCGCGGTCGCCGCCTGGTGCAGGATCGTTTGCGCGAAGCCGCGATGCCGATCCCGGTGTTCGTGGCTTCCGCCGCCAACAGCGCGGTACGCGTGCCCGGCACGGCGGTCTTCATGACCTCGACGCCCGATGGCGTGCCCCATGCGCTGCTCCACAATCTCAAGCATAACAAGGTGCTGCACGAGCGAGTGATCCTGCTGACGGTCAAGATCAAGGATGTGCCCGTGGTCGAGGATGACGGCCGCTGCAAGCTGGAGGATCTGGGTCGCGGCTTCTTCCGCATGGTGCTGCAATATGGCTTCATGCAGGAGCCCGACGTTCCCGCGGCGCTTAAGAATGTGTCGGGCTGCGGCCAGGCATTCAAGATGATGGACACCAGCTTCTTTCTGGCGCGCCAGACCCTGTTGCCGTCGTCCAAGCCCGGCATGCCGCTGTGGCGCGAAAAAATCTTCGCCTGGATGCTCCGCAACGCGGAAAGCGCGATGGAATTCTTCCGCCTGCCCACCAACCGCGTGGTCGAACTGGGCAGCCAGGTCGAGATATAGAAAAGGGCGCGGCCTTCGCAAAGGCCGCGCCCCACAGGCTTACGTCATTCCGCCGTTCAGGCGGCGTCGCGGTCCTTGGCGGTGATCTCCACAAGCTGACCGCCATTGATGGCGATCTTCTTGGGCTTCATCGCTTCGGGCACTTCGCGCAACAGGTCGATCACCAGCAGGCCATCGGCCAAGTCAGCCTTTTCCACCCGCACGAAATCGGCGAGTTCGAACCGCCGCTCGAAGCTGCGGTTGGCGATGCCGACATGTAGATATTTGGACCGATC encodes:
- a CDS encoding tetratricopeptide repeat protein; the encoded protein is MTGWFLAFGLAALAFLAMLLLGRIPRSAREISAAALLLGLAGYAWQGNPSLAGAPRSTKPVEGQFDEKLAEERRSLGERFGPTGQWLILSDGLGRQGKTKDAANILLSGLRARPDDATLWLGFGNALVAHADGILSPGADFAFRRAMALDGEGLAPRYFYGLALARNNQLQAARGIWAPLADSAPEGSRMKTELQANIARIDALLAQDGTAAP
- a CDS encoding potassium transporter Kup produces the protein MADLLPNTAPTSGEEESGHGHARQKATVKLVVGAIGIVFGDIGTSPLYAFRETFAGHHELTLDPDHILGVISLMFWSMMLVVTLKYVSIIMRADNKGEGGSLALLALINGQTKTQRWSRGIVLLGVFATALFYGDSMITPAVSVLSAVEGLAVYNPVLAPAILPVVILILVGLFWIQGLGTNKVATLFGPIMLLYFVTIATLGILSIIKTPGILYAFNPYWAVMFFVTDPLPAFLALGSVVLAVTGAEALYADMGHFGRNPIRVSWLAFVLPALMLNYMGQGALLFREGAAALDSPFYNLAPQWAQLPLIALATMAAIIASQAVISGAFSVTQQAIQLGFMPRLRIAHTSAATAGQIYIPLINWGLMVMVILLVLTFKTSSNLTAAYGIAVTGAMFIDNVLLTVVLYRLWNWKWYYAAPVLAVFYIVDGAYLAANLTKVPDGGWFPLLIGFIIFTLLTTWSRGRRLVQDRLREAAMPIPVFVASAANSAVRVPGTAVFMTSTPDGVPHALLHNLKHNKVLHERVILLTVKIKDVPVVEDDGRCKLEDLGRGFFRMVLQYGFMQEPDVPAALKNVSGCGQAFKMMDTSFFLARQTLLPSSKPGMPLWREKIFAWMLRNAESAMEFFRLPTNRVVELGSQVEI